A segment of the Patescibacteria group bacterium genome:
TTTTCAAAAGTTTTAAAAATTTATGAAATTACCAATCACTGATAAGTTTCTCTGGGATTTATTCAATGCCATTGAGAAGATTTCTGATGTCCATGCTTTATTTGCTCCCCGAACCTTAAAAGAAGTCTGGTTTCCTGAACTTTACAAGGCGAGATGTTTTTATCGAAAGAAAGCCGATAGGAGAGAATTTTTTAAATTTATTCGATATCTTAAGAAAAAAGGATATATAAAGGTTAAGAGCCTTGAGCCAAATGAAGCCATAATTTTAACTCAAAAGGGAATAGAGAAAGTTTTAAAAACTACTCTTCGCTTAAAAGAAAAGAGAAGAAGAAAAGATGGAAAGTGGATAATGGTTATCTTTGATATTCCAGAGAAAAAAAGAAACTTTCGAGATCTTTTTAGAGAAAATCTTCAACTTCTGGGTTTTAAATATTTACAAAAAAGCATTTGGGTTTGTCCTTACGATGTTTTAGAAGAAGTTCAAGGACTGATAGTAAAATATGATTTGGAAAAATATGTAAAAACATTTTTAATTGAAGAACTGGAATTAGAAACCAAAAAATGAAACTTTGACCGTGATTTCTACGATCGTAGAAATCGCGGTCATTTGAAATCAAAGTTAGGTGGATAACAGACAGAAAAATAATCGGGTAAATAAATAGTTAGGTAAGTTAGTTAGGTAAATAAATAATAAATAAAAAATGGGATTGATTTTCTTTTTTTCATTTTTTGTCTTTCTTCTCGGATTGGCTACCGGTTCTTTTTTAAATTCCATAATTTATCGTCTTCAGACCAAGGAAAGTTTTTTACTCACCCGTTCTTATTGTCCTCATTGTAAGCATAAATTAAATTGGCAAGATTTAATTCCTCTTTTAAGCTTTCTAATTTTAAAGGGAAAATGCCGATATTGTAAAAATAAGATTTCATTACAATATCCCTTAGTAGAGCTCGCCACCGGAACACTATTTGTTCTTGTGGGCTATTATACTTTTCCAAATTTACTGGTTACCAGTTACCGATTACTAATTACTAGTTTTCTAATCATTATTTTTGTTTCTGATTTAAAATACTATATTATTCCTGACAAAATAATTTATCCAGCAATCGGCATTGCCTTCATATATAATATTCTTTATTCACACTTAAAATTTCATGATTTCCATTTCTTTTTGAATAGTTTATTGGCAGCCTTTATTGCCAGCGCTTTCTTTCTCTTTATTTTTCTTCTTTCTCGAGGTAAATGGATGGGATTTGGTGATGTTAAATTAGGTTTTTTTGTGGGTCTTTTTCTGGGTTGGCTCAATATTTTGGTTGCTTTATTTTTAGCTTTTTTTATTGGTGCTATAATAGGAGTAGGCCTGATTTTAACCGGTAAAAAGAAATTAAAATCAGAAGTTCCCTTTGGACCATTTTTGGTAACAGGAACATTTATTGCCTTTTTCTGGGGTAACAACTTAATTAGTTGGTATCTGGGCCTATTTTTGTTATAATGAAAAAGGTTGATTATTATTATTTAAACCCGAGTCTAAACATCTTATAATTGTTCTTAATGGACTGCGATTTCTACGATCGTAGAAATCGCGGCCAAGGGAAAGATTATTATTGGTCCTTGAATAAACTTTTGTTAAAATAAAAATAAAGGTCAGGCAATAAAATCCTCCTTGTAATATACGTGGAAAACCTTACAAAGAATCAAAAAATTATTCTAATGATTGTTTTATTTGTTTTGATCTTTGGAGGGGTTTTTTATCTGATAGAACAAGTAAAATTTCCCCAAAAGAAAGAAATTGTAGAAGATCAGGGGCCTCCAGAAGTCTTCAGCTTAGGGGCAGTAATTGCCGAAATTAATATCGAGGATAATTATTTGATAGTTAAACCGCCAAAAGAAGAGAAAAAAATCAAAGTTAACTTAAGCAGGGATACTGAGATTGTTCAGTTAAAATTTCCCTTTGATCCAAAAAACCCTCCTTTGGAAGCAACTTTTACTCCTGAGAAAATACCAATAACCATTAAAGATCTTAAATCCGGCGATTTTCTTTTAATTAAAAGCAAAACTAATATTGCTGGAAAGAGCGAGCTTAACGATGTTAGCAAAATTGAATCCCTGCCCTAATTTGAATTTATAAATTGTTGGAAAAATTAATAAAATAGTAATAAGAAAGAAGATACAATCATGCAAAAGAAAAGTTTAATTTTAGTTGTAATAGTTTTTGCTTTGATATTAGGATTTGTTGGAATTTTTGTTTTCAGAGAGAGAATATTAAAATTAACCTCTAAAGAGCCCCCAAAAAAGATTATAACTTTTGAAGAAGTAAAAGAAGAGATCCAGCGCATTGTAGCTATAAAAGAATCAAAAGTGATTACGAGGTGGACAGCTTATGCCGACGGAGAGGTTAGCCAAATTTCCGGTCGCTCACTGACTCTCACTGCTAATGGAGACGCCTTAGAAATTCCAATAGGTGAGGAGATTGAAATAACCATCCCTGCCCTATCCATAGAAGGAGAAATGATACAAAAAAGAAAAAAAATAGATTTTAAAGATATTAAAATCGGTGATAGAGTAGATATTTCTCTTGAATTAATAGAGGATGAATTAAAGGTGCTTAATGCAGCTGTTCTTTCTGGAGAAATAAAACCCTTACAAAAACCAAAAAAGATTTTACGCTTGACAGCTATTGCTGAAGGCAAAGTCAGTCAAATTTCAGATCGCTCTTTGACCCTGACTACTAATGGAGATTCTTTAAAAATTCCAATAAGAGAGAAAGCTAACTTAACACTTTTTTCTCCTGGCTTACCAACAAAAGCAATAGATTTTAAAGATATTAAAGTTGGTGATATGGTGCATATTTTTGGCGATTTAATAGATAATGAGTTAAAGGGAATTAATGTAATGGTTTTTCTTTAGAAAATGAAAAAAATATCTGGAAAAATTAAAATTTCTCTGTCAATTTCTGTTTTGCTTTTGGTATTAGCAGTTTTTATTGGCGTTTTAAATCCTCTAAATAAGGTAAAAGCACAAATATTTTGTGATGATGATAGTGATTGTCCTCCAGATGAATGCAACACAGTTGATTATAGTGAAACGTGTTGTAGTGGTGGCCAAACATGTACCTGCACATATTACAAAGGGACTGCCTGGTGGTGCGCAGGTACTCCTGGAATGTGTACCAGTGCGCCATGGGCTTCTTGTAAAAAAACAACCACTGGTTGTTCTTGTCAAGGTCCTCCTTGTGGAACGTGTAGTGGTACTACTTGCCCTCGTAAGTGTGAAGGAGGTAGAGAGTTTTGGGGTGGAATCTGTTCTATAGTTTACAGTTGCTCATGCATTTATAGCGATGCTAAATTCTGCTCTGACTATAATACAGTCACTACGGAGTGTTCAGGTGATCTAGTAGTTAGAATTTCTACGTCTTATTCCTGTCATGGCAATAGCTGTGGGCCCGATACTCCAATAACAGAGACTCTAGACAATTGTGATACTGATCGCCGGGTCTATGGCCCTTCTTATAGTTGTTGTTCAGGAAACAGAACCTGTACCTGCCAAGATTGGGAAGACATTGATGGGTATTGTAGCGGAGCAAGCTGTTACGAGAGGTCAGCTGGCTCTGGTACAGATCGGAGCGGCTGTTCTTGTGTAAAAAACTCTTGTGGAGCAGAATGCTCCCAGGCCTCTCATTGTGGCACTGATCACTGTGATGGAGATGTGAGATATACTTACTCCTGTTCTAATTGTCTCTGTAGTACCAATACTTATGATTGTAATGACGATGATTATTTTGATCCTGATTATTGTATAGGTGATGAGAGATGGCATGATTTGAACGATTATGCTTGTTCTGGTGCTGCATGCGTTTTCGATGCAACCGTTCCCACTTTTATTGAAGATTGTGATGTCTTATATGGGGACCCCAATGCCTATTGTGAAGGAGGTGTATGTTACCCTCCTGATTACACTCCACCAACCACTGATATTGAATGTAATGGGGGAGGTCCTGGCTCTTGTGATCCTTGGTTCAATGCCGATGTTGGGGTAACCCTTAGCTGTTCAGATAACCAATCTGGTTGTCAAACCACCTATTATTGTGTGGATGCTAATCCCTGTGATCCAACCATTACCTATACTGGTCTTTTCTCGGTGACGACTGAAAGAATAAATTACGTCAGTTATTATTCAATAGATAATAAAGATAATTCAGAGACAAAACACGATCAGCCAGTGAGGTTAGATAAAACTCCACCTTATACTGTTTCAGTTACTGGCGCTCCAGGAACTTGGCAAAATTTCGATGCCCAGGCTGATATCTATTGTGAAGATGCTTTAAGTGACTGTGACCCAACAACTTACCGATTAGAAATCTATTCAACTGATCCCGTAACTTGTCCAACCAATTATGCTGACTATACCTTGGCCTCTCCCCAGACTGTTTCTTCTCATTCCTGGGTTTGTGGGGCAGCTATGGATAATGCCACAAATACTGGCTTTTCTTCACCAGTAGAGTTTATGGTTGAGCAAACTCTACCTTCTGTCTCAGTTACTGGTGCTCCACCAACCTGGCAGAATATGGATGCCACAGCTGCTGTTTCTTGCACAGACACTGGGGGAAGCGCTTGTGATTTCACTACCTACAGATTGATAATCTATTCAACTGATCCCGGGACTTGTTCAATCAATTATGATGACTATACCTTGGCCTCTCCCCAGGCCATCTCTTCTCATTCTTGGGTTTGTGGAGCAGCTATGGATAATGCCACAAATACTGGCTTTTCTCCACCAGTAGAGTTTATGGTTGACAAAGAGGCTCCAATTCCTCAGATTACCTCTCCTACTGCTGGTTCCTGGCAGGGACAACCTAGTTTTGACGTTTTTGTAACTGATTTAGATACTGGAGGATCTGGCCTAGCAACTTGTGATTTTGTCATCTATGATAATGGAGCACCGACCGCATCAGGAAGTAGAGCCTGTCCTAATGGTTCCTTCACTGTTAATGTTCCAGGAGACTGCGGAACTCACGGTGAAAATACTTGTACTGTTCATGCCCGGGCAACTGATGTGGCAGGAAATACTGGAATGGCTACTATAACCGTTCACATTGATTTAAATGCGCCAACCACCGATATTTTATGTAATGGGGCACCCTGCACCACTGACTGGTATTATGGCAGTGTTGACATCACCCTAAATTGTTCAGATGACGATTCCGGTTGTGCCACTATCTATTACTGTGTAGATCAGACCGATACCTGTTCTCCATGAACGTAAGGTCTTAAATTAATGTTTAAAAAGAGGTTTTAAAAATATCTATTCTATGTCTAAAAAAATTCTTATTTTTTTAGCACTAGTCTCCCTGATAATTTTTGGTTTTCTAATTGAGACTCCAACCTCTACTGGAGATCCTGACCCAACCTGGGCGAGTGACGATTTAGAATCAGGAACAATTTCCTGTGATGCAACTGTAGTCGGAACAAATGTTCAGACAGATACAACCTACAGCAACATAGATTTAGATTTTGACCCAGCTACTGTCACAATATCAGAGATTAGATGCAAGGTTAATTTCACCAGTGTTAATGATAGCGCCTCTAACTGGACTGAAGATTCAGGTTATGGCGAACCCTGGCTCTCTTGTGACTGGAACGCTCAGTTCATGGGAAGGCAAGAGAACATTTCT
Coding sequences within it:
- a CDS encoding prepilin peptidase; the encoded protein is MGLIFFFSFFVFLLGLATGSFLNSIIYRLQTKESFLLTRSYCPHCKHKLNWQDLIPLLSFLILKGKCRYCKNKISLQYPLVELATGTLFVLVGYYTFPNLLVTSYRLLITSFLIIIFVSDLKYYIIPDKIIYPAIGIAFIYNILYSHLKFHDFHFFLNSLLAAFIASAFFLFIFLLSRGKWMGFGDVKLGFFVGLFLGWLNILVALFLAFFIGAIIGVGLILTGKKKLKSEVPFGPFLVTGTFIAFFWGNNLISWYLGLFLL